A genome region from Drosophila simulans strain w501 chromosome 2R, Prin_Dsim_3.1, whole genome shotgun sequence includes the following:
- the LOC6733291 gene encoding uncharacterized protein LOC6733291, with translation MVIMIFVLLLLFGVTSSWATDYELLLEDPDIFSPCTEGPPGSINIHQAVNLDDIVVDQEGDILHVSGNATVVWDVQPTDRITARLDFFHFNRGNWEPTVFSMATQNFCSIMYDKNQYWYKYWTRFITNRHEVEKKCFRGPDTLLAHEPFDLRLKFENFRGPLLRGRHKIVVLFNALDERNIPRPNPICLEIRGEPLKLH, from the exons ATGGTCATCATGATAtttgtgctgctgctcttgtttGGAGTGACCAGTTCCTGGGCCACAGACTACGAATTATTGCTCGAGGATCCGGACATATTTTCGCCGTGCACTGAGGGTCCGCCCGGATCCATCAACATCCACCAGGCAGTCAACTTAGACGATATTGTAGTCGACCAGGAAGGGGATATACTCCATGTATCCGGGAACGCCACCGTCGTGTGGGATGTGCAGCCCACCGATCGGATTACT GCGAGACTTGATTTCTTTCACTTCAACCGCGGCAATTGGGAGCCCACTGTCTTCAGCATGGCCACCCAAAACTTTTGCTCCATCATGTACGACAAGAACCAGTATTGGTATAAGTATTGGACAAGGTTCATTACCAATCGCCATGAGGTGGAAAAGAAGTGCTTCAGAGGGCCTGAT ACCCTTCTGGCACACGAGCCCTTCGATCTCAGACTGAAATTTGAGAATTTTCGTGGACCTCTTCTTCGAGGACGTCATAAAATTGTCGTATTGTTTAACGCACTAGACGAGAGGAATATACCGCGCCCAAACCCAATTTGTTTGGAGATCAGAGGAGAACCACTTAAGTTGCATTAG